One window from the genome of Vidua chalybeata isolate OUT-0048 chromosome 3, bVidCha1 merged haplotype, whole genome shotgun sequence encodes:
- the ADI1 gene encoding acireductone dioxygenase yields MVEAWYMDESQEDQRAPHRQRPNRAVSLEQLRRLGVVYRRLDADNYETDPCLKEIRRAENYSWMDIVTIHKDKLPNYEEKIKTFYEEHLHLDDEIRYILEGSGYFDVRDKDDKWIRISMEKGDMITLPAGIYHRFTLDENNYVKAMRLFVGEPVWTAYNRPADDFPARKQYMKFLAEEEHNGV; encoded by the exons ATGGTGGAGGCCTGGTACATGGACGAGTCCCAGGAGGACCAGCGGGCTCCGCACCGGCAGCGGCCCAACCGCGCcgtcagcctggagcagctgcgCCGCCTCGGCGTGGTGTACCGCAGG TTGGATGCTGATAACTATGAGACTGATCCATGCTTGAAGGAGATTCGGAgagcagaaaattattcttgGATGGATATAGTGACCATACACAAAGACAAGCTTCCAAATTATGAGGAAAAG ataaaaacattttatgaagAACATTTACACCTCGATGATGAAATTCGCTACATCTTGGAGGGATCTGGCTATTTTGATGTTCGAGACAAGGATGACAAATGGATTCGgatttccatggaaaaaggaGACATGATCACCCTCCCTGCTGGCATATATCACCGATTTACACTGGATGAGAAC AACTACGTGAAGGCAATGAGGCTGTTTGTTGGAGAACCCGTCTGGACTGCGTACAACAGGCCGGCTGATGATTTTCCTGCTCGGAAACAGTACATGAAGTTTTTGGCTGAAGAAGAACATAATGGTGTCTGA